A DNA window from Lactococcus sp. S-13 contains the following coding sequences:
- a CDS encoding CHAP domain-containing protein: protein MAYEFNDLGLYESKKSAKETIQSSVKTKKVSVSDHSDKVPKLTSTTKNLKKGASGGRWKQGSFKSTNNYSDKENFKKGKAKTSKKVQEKSENRSKPTKFNKNKDKDKDKSLIPKKESKKAFIKKQAKRKSKSSALTSGSGSKGELADSNEQTNWTDDSKRSYDSGKEIVDQAKKRFNFTKKQKKFGSGVEKNARESSIFGNRAKETTREVGKVVDTTKYINPTLKTPGLSVSNVGKQLSKLASEVLSPKALALKFLAIGGGIVALGALLLICGIFIVNLISGSQQQSNPALTGVTYVKNWDGEDAYHSSFLAQRYGITAEQIDGFIKSEGFNNLDERASGKEFLKLQQESGIDVRTLVAFGQMESSFGTAGVAHDYPKANIFGYGAFDNDPNQGASWDNSRAVADFRSTQIDSYGNSSLYICDLRAAAYHAGALKPGEAVYWTALNSGVERAKIEEKFNDYISKHGGTPEPPGGYGPADHGGGGGLAALDKMMGQVITGEFGGQTGQCYAVSAYYAHGINSKIILRGGTAASDIGSDYDWKGWGWTVVNNPKYSDIKVGDIINFKRGTNMGTWNTDSENGHTAVVGKILGGNKLLIYDQNPSPLRTWTYTYNSGVASVIHPPK from the coding sequence ATGGCTTATGAATTTAACGATTTGGGACTTTATGAAAGTAAAAAGTCTGCCAAAGAGACAATTCAATCCTCGGTGAAAACGAAGAAAGTATCAGTTTCAGACCATTCAGATAAAGTTCCCAAACTTACTTCAACTACTAAAAACTTGAAAAAAGGGGCTTCTGGTGGACGATGGAAACAGGGGAGTTTTAAATCAACAAATAATTATTCTGATAAAGAAAATTTTAAAAAAGGAAAAGCTAAGACTTCAAAAAAGGTGCAAGAGAAATCAGAAAATCGCTCTAAACCTACTAAATTTAATAAAAATAAAGATAAAGATAAAGATAAGTCCCTGATACCCAAAAAAGAGTCTAAGAAAGCTTTCATAAAAAAACAAGCCAAACGTAAATCAAAAAGTTCTGCGCTCACGAGTGGGTCAGGTTCAAAAGGAGAACTCGCAGATAGTAATGAGCAAACGAACTGGACAGATGATTCCAAACGTTCTTATGATTCAGGTAAAGAAATTGTTGATCAAGCTAAGAAACGGTTTAATTTTACAAAGAAACAAAAAAAGTTTGGTTCAGGTGTAGAGAAAAATGCACGTGAAAGCAGTATTTTTGGTAATCGTGCTAAAGAGACGACAAGAGAAGTTGGTAAAGTCGTTGATACAACAAAATATATTAATCCCACCTTAAAGACTCCTGGTTTATCTGTTTCAAATGTTGGTAAACAATTGAGTAAATTGGCTTCAGAAGTCCTTTCGCCCAAAGCACTGGCTTTAAAGTTTCTAGCGATAGGCGGTGGAATAGTTGCACTTGGAGCTCTTTTGCTTATATGCGGAATATTCATCGTTAATCTGATTAGTGGCAGCCAGCAACAAAGTAATCCCGCTTTGACAGGGGTAACCTATGTTAAGAACTGGGACGGGGAAGACGCTTATCATTCCTCATTTTTAGCTCAACGTTATGGTATCACAGCCGAGCAAATTGATGGTTTTATCAAAAGTGAGGGGTTCAATAATTTAGATGAACGTGCCTCTGGTAAAGAATTCCTCAAACTTCAACAAGAATCAGGAATTGATGTTAGAACATTAGTTGCTTTCGGGCAAATGGAGAGTTCATTTGGTACTGCAGGGGTCGCTCATGACTACCCTAAAGCCAATATATTTGGATATGGTGCTTTTGATAATGATCCTAATCAGGGAGCAAGTTGGGATAATAGCCGGGCAGTAGCTGATTTCAGAAGTACTCAAATTGATAGTTACGGCAATAGTTCGCTCTATATTTGTGATTTAAGAGCAGCAGCCTATCATGCAGGTGCTTTAAAACCCGGAGAGGCAGTCTACTGGACTGCGCTTAATTCTGGTGTTGAGCGAGCTAAAATAGAAGAAAAGTTCAATGATTATATTAGTAAGCACGGTGGAACACCTGAACCCCCTGGCGGATATGGTCCAGCAGACCATGGAGGTGGAGGTGGTTTAGCCGCTCTTGATAAAATGATGGGGCAAGTCATAACGGGGGAATTTGGTGGACAAACTGGACAATGTTATGCGGTTTCTGCTTACTATGCTCATGGAATTAACTCAAAAATTATCCTTAGAGGTGGAACTGCGGCATCAGATATTGGTTCTGATTATGATTGGAAAGGTTGGGGTTGGACAGTCGTGAATAACCCTAAGTATTCGGATATCAAAGTCGGAGATATTATCAACTTTAAGCGTGGCACAAACATGGGAACATGGAATACAGACTCCGAAAATGGACATACTGCAGTAGTTGGAAAAATACTTGGCGGAAATAAACTACTGATTTATGACCAAAACCCTAGCCCTCTTAGAACGTGGACCTATACCTATAATTCAGGTGTAGCCTCAGTTATCCACCCACCAAAATAG
- a CDS encoding VirB4-like conjugal transfer ATPase, CD1110 family, whose product VNENHFPLGYDDEDSIREELNELIASKYDDGKNNYRISRYISLATRQSDRRRAMAKLESSQGAFTTELDKIGVTMHELDGLQRLQLMNSILRPHKPQPKAFPPALTRTQDWCAPQEMVFEQAYVQLDEKVGQLLYVEDFPYELSDTFLKDICEMGVEGAFTIHATPYSFADSNKKVKNQKTNVGMALLPQQKRASSEGYSQEFVSPALKEAWEDLDEQGQYMRKTGSKQFETSMVLYIYASSREELTDSLDKVYELQEKHSVRFEPLRYLQEQGLTSTLPLGKNYLEGIKNFTRGLITPNIAINIPWTSVELQHRHGKYFGINLLSKNIISIDRRGLTLQNSNGWIIGVSGSGKSVTCKYNILTDFYQNPDDEFIILDPESEYVGIGKKLNAQIVRVAPKSKTHISVLDLPEHVDEMDEDDDPVAIKSDLLSAMFSNLLRNGLSEIQETIVDDITIKTFEKFEKPTLTDWYGVLGDQVQTSHASSKDETIKEAEASDLWSKLALYITGSYDIFAHETNVDLNNRMVIYDVKQLAKGKMKKFGYMAIIDQIQNRVIDARRRGVKIWVYADEVQTVVAPASPPILREMFADMWARLRKYGATVTGISQNINLILATPEGESMFFNSEYFVILRQKGKALKTIKERFELTEKLETYLKKEEKGAGLVIAGDTIVPFNNPIPKNSLLFNLVNTDAKKKKAS is encoded by the coding sequence GTCAATGAAAACCATTTCCCTTTAGGCTATGATGATGAAGATAGCATTCGAGAAGAATTAAATGAGTTAATTGCTTCAAAATATGATGATGGAAAAAACAATTATCGAATTAGTCGCTATATTAGTTTAGCTACTCGACAATCAGATCGACGTCGAGCGATGGCAAAACTTGAGAGCTCACAAGGTGCCTTTACAACTGAGTTAGATAAAATTGGTGTAACAATGCACGAATTAGATGGCTTACAACGCTTGCAATTGATGAACAGTATCTTACGTCCCCATAAACCCCAACCTAAAGCGTTTCCTCCTGCTTTAACAAGAACTCAAGATTGGTGCGCTCCACAAGAAATGGTATTTGAGCAAGCCTATGTTCAACTTGATGAAAAAGTAGGACAACTTTTATACGTTGAAGATTTTCCTTATGAATTATCTGATACTTTCCTCAAAGATATTTGCGAAATGGGGGTAGAGGGTGCTTTTACAATCCATGCTACTCCTTATAGCTTTGCGGACAGTAATAAAAAAGTAAAAAATCAAAAAACAAATGTTGGAATGGCACTCCTTCCCCAACAAAAACGAGCTTCTTCAGAAGGCTATTCGCAAGAATTCGTATCTCCAGCGTTAAAAGAGGCATGGGAAGATTTAGACGAACAAGGGCAATATATGAGAAAAACGGGTTCAAAACAATTTGAAACTAGTATGGTTCTCTATATTTATGCTTCAAGTCGTGAGGAATTGACAGATAGTCTTGATAAAGTCTATGAACTTCAAGAAAAACACAGTGTCCGCTTTGAACCTTTACGTTATCTCCAAGAACAAGGTCTAACTTCTACCTTGCCTCTAGGGAAAAATTATCTTGAAGGAATTAAGAACTTTACACGTGGTTTAATTACTCCAAATATTGCGATCAATATCCCTTGGACATCCGTTGAACTACAGCATCGCCACGGAAAATATTTTGGGATTAACCTTTTATCTAAAAATATTATTTCGATTGATCGACGTGGATTAACCTTACAAAACTCCAATGGATGGATCATTGGGGTTTCAGGTTCTGGTAAATCTGTGACTTGTAAATATAATATTTTGACAGATTTTTATCAAAACCCTGACGATGAATTTATTATTCTTGACCCAGAAAGTGAATATGTTGGAATTGGGAAAAAACTCAACGCCCAGATTGTTAGAGTAGCACCGAAGTCTAAAACACATATTAGCGTTTTAGACTTACCTGAACACGTGGATGAAATGGACGAAGATGATGACCCAGTAGCTATTAAATCAGATCTTTTGAGTGCCATGTTTAGTAATCTACTTCGAAATGGCTTATCTGAAATTCAAGAAACAATCGTGGATGATATTACGATTAAAACATTTGAAAAATTTGAAAAACCAACTTTGACGGATTGGTATGGTGTCCTTGGAGACCAAGTGCAAACATCGCATGCTTCTAGTAAAGATGAAACCATAAAAGAGGCAGAGGCTTCTGATTTGTGGTCTAAACTTGCGCTTTACATCACAGGGAGCTATGACATTTTCGCTCATGAAACAAACGTCGATTTAAATAATCGAATGGTCATTTATGATGTGAAACAGCTGGCTAAAGGGAAAATGAAAAAATTTGGTTATATGGCGATTATCGACCAAATTCAAAACCGAGTGATTGATGCTCGACGTCGAGGCGTTAAAATTTGGGTTTACGCCGATGAAGTGCAAACCGTTGTTGCTCCAGCATCCCCACCAATTCTTCGTGAAATGTTTGCGGATATGTGGGCCCGGTTGCGTAAATATGGCGCAACCGTAACTGGTATTTCTCAAAATATTAACTTAATTCTTGCGACTCCTGAAGGCGAAAGTATGTTCTTTAACTCAGAATACTTTGTGATTTTGCGTCAAAAAGGGAAAGCGCTGAAAACAATTAAAGAGCGGTTTGAATTGACTGAGAAGTTAGAAACCTATCTGAAAAAAGAAGAGAAAGGAGCAGGGTTAGTGATTGCAGGGGATACAATTGTGCCTTTCAACAATCCTATTCCTAAGAACAGTCTGCTCTTCAACCTTGTAAACACGGACGCAAAGAAAAAGAAAGCGAGTTAG